A single window of Nocardioides kongjuensis DNA harbors:
- a CDS encoding aldolase/citrate lyase family protein: protein MSHKSAKDFFRPLAVGAPQPLREIPARPSRAIHFFDPSNEKMAAKIPAMVGTVDVLLGNLEDAIKADNKVAAREGLVKIAQETDFGPTQLWTRINALDSPWVLDDLTTLVPAIGEKLDVIMVPKVQGAEDIHYVDRILAQLEAKAGITRPILIHAILETARGVANVEEICGASPRMQGLSLGPADLAADRKMKTTRVGGGHPGYLVREDAPRGADGLPDLDAKRAIFQQDLWHYTIAKMVDACATHGIYPYYGPFGDIKDTVACEDQFRNAFLLGCVGTWSLHPVQIKIANRVFSPSVEDIAHARRVVAAMGDGTGAVMIDGKMEDDASLKQCLVLVELAEKLAEIDPDLKATYDAIETPEA, encoded by the coding sequence GTGAGCCACAAGAGTGCCAAGGACTTCTTCCGACCGCTGGCCGTGGGTGCGCCGCAGCCGCTGCGCGAGATCCCCGCCCGGCCGAGCCGTGCGATCCACTTCTTCGACCCCAGCAACGAGAAGATGGCCGCCAAGATCCCCGCGATGGTCGGCACGGTCGACGTGCTGCTGGGCAACCTCGAGGACGCGATCAAGGCCGACAACAAGGTCGCCGCGCGCGAGGGCCTGGTCAAGATCGCGCAGGAGACCGACTTCGGCCCGACCCAGCTGTGGACCCGGATCAACGCCCTCGACAGCCCGTGGGTGCTCGACGACCTGACCACGCTGGTGCCGGCGATCGGCGAGAAGCTCGACGTGATCATGGTCCCGAAGGTGCAGGGCGCCGAGGACATCCACTACGTCGACCGGATCCTGGCCCAGCTCGAGGCCAAGGCAGGCATCACCCGGCCGATCCTGATCCACGCGATCTTGGAGACCGCGCGCGGCGTGGCGAACGTCGAGGAGATCTGCGGCGCCTCCCCGCGCATGCAGGGCCTCTCGCTCGGTCCGGCCGACCTGGCTGCCGACCGCAAGATGAAGACCACCCGTGTCGGTGGCGGCCACCCCGGCTACCTCGTCCGCGAGGACGCACCGCGGGGCGCGGACGGCCTGCCCGACCTCGACGCGAAGCGCGCGATCTTCCAGCAGGACCTGTGGCACTACACGATCGCCAAGATGGTCGACGCCTGCGCGACGCACGGGATCTACCCGTACTACGGCCCGTTCGGCGACATCAAGGACACCGTCGCGTGCGAGGACCAGTTCCGCAACGCGTTCCTGCTGGGCTGCGTCGGCACCTGGTCGCTGCACCCGGTCCAGATCAAGATCGCCAACCGGGTCTTCTCCCCGAGCGTCGAGGACATCGCCCACGCCCGCCGGGTGGTCGCCGCGATGGGCGACGGCACCGGCGCGGTCATGATCGACGGCAAGATGGAGGACGACGCCTCCCTCAAGCAGTGCCTGGTCCTCGTCGAGCTCGCCGAGAAGCTGGCCGAGATCGACCCCGACCTGAAGGCGACGTACGACGCGATCGAGACCCCGGAGGCCTGA
- a CDS encoding HpcH/HpaI aldolase/citrate lyase family protein, with protein sequence MTDFKPLRSVLYMPSSNERALEKAKTLPADAIIFDLEDAVAPDAKPAAREAAAAAVQSGEYGERHLIIRVNGIGTEWHADDIRAAAKAGPDVVLVPKVNSAEEVLELVDALAAAGAPAKTTLWAMVETPIGMLNALSIATASERLTGFVMGTNDLVKELYAEHVPGRQPVITGLGLALLAARAAGIVIIDGVYNDVKNVDGFLAEVEQGRQMGFDGKTLIHPGQVEGANAGFAPSEQAVEDARGLIQAWEDGKGAGVVTYNGKMVESLHVESAERTLAIHEAIQALQA encoded by the coding sequence ATGACCGACTTCAAGCCGCTGCGCTCCGTCCTCTACATGCCCAGCTCCAACGAGCGGGCGCTGGAGAAGGCGAAGACCCTGCCTGCCGACGCGATCATCTTCGACCTCGAGGACGCCGTCGCCCCCGACGCCAAGCCGGCCGCCCGCGAGGCCGCCGCGGCCGCCGTCCAGTCCGGTGAGTACGGCGAGCGCCACCTCATCATCCGGGTCAACGGCATCGGCACCGAGTGGCACGCCGACGACATCCGTGCCGCCGCGAAGGCCGGCCCCGACGTCGTCCTCGTCCCCAAGGTGAACTCCGCCGAGGAGGTCCTCGAGCTCGTCGACGCCCTCGCCGCGGCCGGCGCCCCGGCGAAGACCACCCTGTGGGCGATGGTCGAGACCCCGATCGGCATGCTCAACGCGCTCTCGATCGCCACCGCGTCCGAGCGCCTCACCGGCTTCGTGATGGGCACCAACGACCTGGTCAAGGAGCTGTACGCCGAGCACGTGCCCGGTCGCCAGCCGGTGATCACCGGCCTCGGCCTCGCCCTGCTCGCGGCCCGTGCCGCCGGCATCGTGATCATCGACGGCGTCTACAACGACGTGAAGAACGTCGACGGCTTCCTCGCCGAGGTCGAGCAGGGCCGCCAGATGGGCTTCGACGGCAAGACCCTGATCCACCCCGGCCAGGTCGAGGGCGCGAACGCGGGGTTCGCCCCGAGCGAGCAGGCCGTCGAGGACGCCCGCGGCCTGATCCAGGCCTGGGAGGACGGCAAGGGCGCCGGCGTCGTCACCTACAACGGCAAGATGGTGGAGAGCCTCCACGTCGAGTCCGCCGAGCGCACGCTCGCGATCCACGAGGCGATCCAGGCCCTTCAGGCCTGA
- a CDS encoding SGNH/GDSL hydrolase family protein: MRRGASLLVVAAVLLAGCSDPPESKLDRPGTVPSGSSYVALGDSYSAGPRLGPSTGAVGCEQTKGNYPHLLADRLGLDLTDVTCGGATSTDLTESQTPPNGSPVPPQLDALSSSTDLVTIGMGGNDGKVFSELVTTCVGKAAKDRGGAPCTAEGASFRVRAERQIGKLPTRMVEAIEAVRERAPEATIIVVGYPAIFPEDGTCPLLPLARGDYPYARELVSRINDGLAAAADQAGVEYVDVWDATDGHDICATDPWIAGIIPAHSGLEYHPYAEEQAVVADLLVAALR, translated from the coding sequence ATGAGGCGTGGGGCCTCACTGCTGGTGGTGGCCGCCGTGCTGCTCGCGGGGTGCTCGGACCCGCCGGAGTCGAAGCTCGACCGCCCGGGCACCGTGCCGAGCGGGTCGTCGTACGTCGCCCTCGGGGACTCCTACTCGGCAGGGCCCCGGCTCGGGCCGAGCACCGGAGCGGTCGGCTGCGAGCAGACGAAGGGCAACTACCCGCACCTGCTGGCCGACCGGCTCGGCCTCGACCTGACCGACGTCACCTGCGGCGGCGCGACCAGCACCGACCTGACCGAGTCGCAGACCCCGCCCAACGGCTCGCCCGTGCCCCCGCAGCTCGACGCGCTGAGCTCGTCGACCGACCTGGTCACGATCGGCATGGGCGGCAACGACGGCAAGGTCTTCTCCGAGCTGGTGACGACCTGCGTCGGCAAGGCCGCCAAGGACCGGGGCGGGGCGCCGTGCACCGCCGAGGGCGCGTCCTTCCGCGTGCGGGCGGAGCGCCAGATCGGCAAGCTGCCCACCCGCATGGTCGAGGCCATCGAGGCGGTCCGGGAGCGCGCGCCCGAGGCGACGATCATCGTGGTCGGCTACCCGGCCATCTTCCCGGAGGACGGCACCTGCCCGCTGCTCCCGCTGGCGCGCGGCGACTACCCGTACGCCCGCGAGCTGGTGAGCCGGATCAACGACGGCCTCGCCGCCGCCGCGGACCAGGCGGGAGTCGAGTACGTCGACGTCTGGGACGCCACCGACGGCCACGACATCTGCGCCACCGACCCCTGGATCGCCGGGATCATCCCTGCGCACTCGGGCCTCGAGTACCACCCGTACGCCGAGGAGCAGGCGGTCGTCGCCGACCTGCTGGTGGCTGCGCTGCGCTGA
- a CDS encoding PucR family transcriptional regulator yields the protein MPRRVLRRTRTGDESVLLPPETVVALRGELARVADDVVDQIIREVPPYEDAFSGPMGETIRGAVQVALGGFLSLISDSRGPDALAPRSSAVDGAYQLGRGEVRSGRTADALLSAYRIGARVSWRHLSAKAVEQGIDPATMASFAELVFAYIDELSAASVAGHRDESASEGRIRQRMVERLARHLLTGAPEATVLASAERAEWTPPVTLTAVLVAESQAGTLLQVLRRGTLLTTDLPELDGAALLMVPDAHDRRRATLLRAVRDRDALVGPARPWVDVRESYDRAVRARALGLTGDTEQHLPRLVLTADPQALADLRASVLAPLDELRPAAAAKLRETLRAWLLHQGRREDVAAALFVHPQTIRYRMTQVRDLFGDRLEDPDTVLALTIALGVEEVGR from the coding sequence ATGCCCCGTCGTGTGTTGCGCAGGACACGGACCGGTGACGAGAGCGTGCTGCTGCCGCCGGAGACCGTCGTCGCGCTGCGCGGCGAGCTGGCGCGGGTCGCCGACGACGTCGTCGACCAGATCATCCGCGAGGTGCCGCCCTACGAGGACGCCTTCAGCGGGCCGATGGGCGAGACCATCCGCGGGGCGGTCCAGGTCGCCCTCGGTGGCTTCCTCTCGCTCATCAGCGACTCGCGCGGCCCGGATGCGCTGGCGCCGCGCTCGTCGGCGGTCGACGGTGCCTACCAGCTCGGACGCGGTGAGGTCCGCAGCGGGCGCACGGCGGACGCACTGCTGTCGGCGTACCGGATCGGGGCGCGGGTGTCCTGGCGGCACCTGTCGGCCAAGGCGGTCGAGCAGGGCATCGACCCGGCGACGATGGCGTCCTTCGCCGAGCTGGTGTTCGCCTACATCGACGAGCTCTCGGCGGCGAGCGTCGCGGGGCACCGCGACGAGTCGGCCAGCGAGGGCCGGATCCGGCAGCGGATGGTGGAGCGCCTCGCCCGGCACCTGCTGACCGGCGCGCCCGAGGCCACCGTGCTCGCGTCCGCCGAGCGGGCCGAGTGGACGCCGCCGGTCACGCTGACCGCCGTGCTCGTGGCGGAGTCGCAGGCCGGCACGCTGCTCCAGGTGCTGCGCCGCGGCACCCTGCTGACCACGGACCTGCCCGAGCTCGACGGTGCGGCGCTGCTGATGGTCCCCGACGCGCACGACCGCCGCCGCGCGACGCTGCTGCGTGCGGTGCGCGACCGCGACGCCCTGGTCGGGCCGGCCCGGCCGTGGGTCGACGTACGCGAGTCCTACGACCGCGCCGTCCGGGCGCGGGCGCTCGGGCTCACCGGCGACACCGAGCAGCACCTCCCACGGCTGGTGCTCACCGCCGACCCGCAGGCGCTGGCCGACCTGCGGGCCAGCGTGCTGGCGCCGCTCGACGAGCTGCGCCCGGCCGCTGCCGCCAAGCTGCGCGAGACCCTGCGCGCCTGGCTGCTGCACCAGGGGCGGCGCGAGGACGTGGCGGCGGCGCTGTTCGTGCACCCGCAGACGATCAGGTACCGGATGACGCAGGTCCGGGACCTGTTCGGCGACCGGTTGGAGGATCCCGATACCGTCCTTGCCCTGACGATTGCTCTCGGCGTCGAGGAGGTGGGCAGATGA
- a CDS encoding ferredoxin reductase — protein sequence MSTTTAAPDATARTGRLRTGFRSLLDAAVTPLSVDDLLDHFAPLRTGAAAGLQGRIVSVHKETADAATLVIKPGKDWAGHIPGQYVRVGVDVDGVRLWRTYSLTHGPRRDGQISITVKAIPDGAVSQHLVREARAGQMIQLAQAEGDFVLTPPVAGRTHKLLLVTAGSGITPVIGMLRNLYSRNEASVEAARAAYDIVLVHSAMKRDEVIFGAELRAHAAAGRLRLVERHTDTDGLLTTADLETEVPDLAERTAYACGPAGLLDTLEAFYDERRLTLHTERFRPTVVDVDAEGGTLTFAGAAATTVETDGSVPILDAAESAGVLMPSGCRMGICMGCVLPMKSGAVRDLRTGELTVAVPGETHPDGVKIQTCISAAAGDCTLDH from the coding sequence GTGAGTACGACGACCGCCGCCCCCGACGCGACCGCCCGCACCGGACGCCTCCGCACCGGCTTCCGCTCGCTCCTCGACGCCGCGGTCACCCCGCTGAGCGTCGACGACCTCCTCGACCACTTCGCGCCGCTGCGCACCGGCGCCGCCGCCGGCCTGCAGGGCCGGATCGTCTCGGTGCACAAGGAGACGGCCGACGCCGCGACGCTCGTGATCAAGCCCGGCAAGGACTGGGCCGGCCACATCCCCGGCCAGTACGTCCGGGTCGGCGTCGACGTCGACGGCGTGCGCCTGTGGCGCACCTACTCGCTGACCCACGGCCCGCGCCGGGACGGCCAGATCTCGATCACCGTCAAGGCGATCCCCGACGGCGCCGTGTCGCAGCACCTCGTCCGCGAGGCCCGCGCCGGCCAGATGATCCAGCTCGCGCAGGCCGAGGGCGACTTCGTGCTGACGCCGCCGGTCGCCGGCCGCACGCACAAGCTGCTGCTCGTCACCGCCGGCTCCGGCATCACGCCGGTGATCGGCATGCTGCGCAACCTCTACTCCCGCAACGAGGCCTCCGTCGAGGCAGCCCGTGCGGCGTACGACATCGTCCTCGTGCACTCCGCGATGAAGCGCGACGAGGTGATCTTCGGTGCCGAGCTGCGCGCCCACGCCGCGGCCGGCCGGCTGCGCCTGGTCGAGCGGCACACCGACACCGACGGCCTGCTGACCACCGCCGACCTCGAGACCGAGGTCCCCGACCTGGCCGAGCGCACGGCGTACGCCTGCGGCCCCGCCGGCCTCCTCGACACGCTCGAGGCGTTCTACGACGAGCGCCGGCTGACCCTGCACACCGAGCGGTTCCGCCCGACCGTCGTCGACGTCGACGCCGAGGGCGGCACCCTCACCTTCGCCGGTGCGGCCGCCACGACCGTCGAGACCGACGGGTCCGTGCCGATCCTCGACGCCGCCGAGTCCGCCGGCGTCCTCATGCCGAGCGGCTGCCGGATGGGCATCTGCATGGGCTGCGTGCTGCCCATGAAGTCCGGTGCCGTGCGCGACCTGCGCACCGGCGAGCTCACCGTCGCCGTCCCCGGGGAGACCCACCCCGACGGCGTGAAGATCCAGACCTGCATCAGTGCCGCCGCCGGCGACTGCACCCTCGACCACTGA
- a CDS encoding fatty acid desaturase family protein, with translation MTTITNKAENPTAHLSAEQIEALGAELDAIRQEVLDARGETDAAYIRKMVDVQRKLELASRAALLVSIFPPAWVAGTVGLSVAKILENMEIGHNVMHGQWDWMRDPKIHSTTWEWDNASTADGWKHSHNEVHHTYTNIVGKDNDLGYGIMRVDEEQRWYPLYLAQPLWNFINACFFEYGIAAYDLELGRNLRTPKEKRSEKFKADLAKTLRKIRKQATKDYVVNPVLALPTGSFLPALAANFTANVVRNIWSHSVIMCGHFPEGVETFELKSIPEKETRGEWYLRQMLGSANISGSKLMHIMTGNLSHQIEHHLFPDLPSSRYAEVAPKVRAVFEKYGLNYHSAPLPQQVYSAWHRVVRLSFPNGWLATTNAKNLPSQLKLLYAMTTADKRKRRVMQRLLESAAAKKEMVKAA, from the coding sequence ATGACGACGATCACCAACAAGGCCGAGAACCCCACGGCACACCTGTCCGCCGAGCAGATCGAGGCGCTCGGCGCCGAGCTCGACGCCATCCGCCAAGAAGTGCTCGACGCGCGCGGCGAGACCGACGCGGCGTACATCCGCAAGATGGTCGACGTGCAGCGCAAGCTGGAGCTGGCCTCGCGCGCCGCCCTGCTGGTCAGCATCTTCCCGCCGGCCTGGGTCGCCGGCACCGTCGGCCTCTCGGTCGCCAAGATCCTCGAGAACATGGAGATCGGCCACAACGTCATGCACGGCCAGTGGGACTGGATGCGTGACCCGAAGATCCACTCGACCACCTGGGAGTGGGACAACGCCTCGACCGCCGACGGCTGGAAGCACTCCCACAACGAGGTGCACCACACCTACACGAACATCGTCGGCAAGGACAACGACCTCGGCTACGGCATCATGCGCGTCGACGAGGAGCAGCGCTGGTACCCGCTCTACCTCGCCCAGCCGCTGTGGAACTTCATCAACGCCTGCTTCTTCGAGTACGGCATCGCGGCCTACGACCTCGAGCTCGGCCGCAACCTGCGCACCCCCAAGGAGAAGCGCAGCGAGAAGTTCAAGGCCGACCTCGCCAAGACGCTGAGGAAGATCCGCAAGCAGGCGACCAAGGACTACGTCGTCAACCCGGTGCTCGCCCTGCCGACCGGCTCCTTCCTGCCCGCCCTCGCCGCGAACTTCACCGCCAACGTGGTGCGCAACATCTGGTCGCACTCGGTCATCATGTGCGGCCACTTCCCCGAGGGCGTCGAGACCTTCGAGCTGAAGTCGATCCCGGAGAAGGAGACCCGGGGCGAGTGGTACCTGCGCCAGATGCTCGGCTCCGCCAACATCTCCGGCTCCAAGCTCATGCACATCATGACCGGCAACCTGTCGCACCAGATCGAGCACCACCTCTTCCCCGACCTGCCCAGCAGCCGGTACGCCGAGGTCGCCCCGAAGGTCCGGGCCGTGTTCGAGAAGTACGGCCTCAACTACCACTCGGCCCCGCTCCCGCAGCAGGTCTACAGCGCCTGGCACCGGGTCGTGCGGCTGTCGTTCCCCAACGGCTGGCTCGCGACCACCAACGCCAAGAACCTGCCCTCGCAGCTCAAGCTGCTCTACGCCATGACCACCGCCGACAAGCGCAAGCGCCGCGTCATGCAGCGCCTCCTCGAGAGCGCGGCGGCGAAGAAGGAGATGGTCAAGGCCGCCTGA